The following proteins come from a genomic window of Bartonella apihabitans:
- the lptC gene encoding LPS export ABC transporter periplasmic protein LptC: MDDSSEIFSASYKSDAVFDAARRHSVRVHVLKFLLPVIAIVIALVFSWFTFFATPGTSDLVILNNDQGTNGQLTMTDPKLEGYTSDNKPYSLKANKAIQDPRHPGMIELQQIIATLPLGQRGEAAVNAVGAFYDNVNGRLQFDKPFEIKTNDGMVAKLDSADVNLSTSQLSTDQSVDIVRGGQHLKANGLQIRDNGQVLFFNRGVSLVIDNANAQ; encoded by the coding sequence ATGGACGACAGTTCGGAAATTTTTTCAGCGAGTTATAAATCCGATGCTGTTTTCGATGCTGCCCGGCGTCATTCAGTGCGTGTTCATGTATTGAAATTTTTGCTGCCCGTCATTGCAATTGTCATTGCGCTGGTTTTTTCATGGTTCACGTTTTTTGCAACACCCGGCACAAGTGACTTGGTTATTTTAAACAATGATCAGGGAACCAACGGGCAGTTGACAATGACAGACCCCAAGCTTGAAGGCTATACATCGGACAATAAGCCTTATTCATTAAAAGCCAACAAGGCCATCCAAGATCCCCGTCATCCGGGCATGATAGAATTGCAGCAGATTATTGCCACACTTCCTCTCGGTCAGCGTGGTGAAGCTGCTGTCAATGCAGTTGGCGCGTTTTATGATAATGTTAACGGACGCTTGCAATTTGATAAGCCGTTCGAAATCAAAACAAATGACGGGATGGTTGCCAAACTCGATTCAGCCGACGTGAATTTGTCGACAAGCCAATTGAGTACAGACCAATCGGTCGATATTGTTCGCGGTGGACAACATTTGAAGGCGAACGGTTTACAAATACGTGATAATGGACAAGTGTTATTCTTTAATCGTGGTGTCAGTCTTGTCATCGATAATGCAAATGCGCAATAA
- a CDS encoding lipopolysaccharide assembly protein LapA domain-containing protein: MTLKQIVSLIILIPVGIILIAFIIANRASVALSLNPFDTADTGLVYHAPLFVWLFLALIIGIIIGGITVWFTQHRFRKALKDTQTELQGLKMDMSKKPDLTKTDLTVVDHS; this comes from the coding sequence ATGACCCTAAAGCAGATCGTTAGTCTGATCATATTGATTCCGGTTGGCATTATCCTGATTGCTTTTATCATTGCCAATCGGGCGAGCGTTGCTTTAAGCCTCAATCCTTTTGATACAGCCGATACCGGCCTTGTCTACCATGCTCCGCTGTTTGTCTGGCTGTTTCTCGCGCTCATAATCGGTATCATTATTGGCGGAATAACAGTCTGGTTTACCCAACATCGCTTTCGTAAAGCCCTGAAAGACACACAAACCGAACTACAAGGGCTTAAAATGGATATGTCGAAAAAACCGGATTTGACGAAAACAGATCTCACCGTTGTTGATCATTCCTGA
- a CDS encoding LptA/OstA family protein, whose protein sequence is MKPLKQYFSHLGAVMATGLAFMSLGQTPSLAQQTNFGVNLSGGKEPVELNADNLEMRDKEGVAIFSGNVSVVQGDRILRTSKLIVHYAKAPDEGKKDKTGEGKDKDTNADQNASAKPAAAAGAGGLGSTGVEKMEASGKVYIKTATQVATGDEGVFDGKSKLMVLTGKRVILADGDNVATGCKLTAHMDTGKAFLESCKSAGQNGRVSIIMNRNEQNGK, encoded by the coding sequence ATGAAGCCTTTAAAGCAGTACTTTTCTCACCTTGGTGCAGTTATGGCAACGGGATTGGCTTTCATGAGCCTCGGACAGACGCCGTCATTAGCACAACAAACAAATTTCGGTGTCAATCTTTCAGGTGGAAAAGAGCCTGTCGAGCTCAATGCCGATAATCTGGAAATGCGCGATAAAGAAGGTGTCGCTATTTTCAGCGGCAATGTTTCTGTCGTTCAGGGCGACCGTATTTTGCGAACGTCAAAACTGATTGTGCATTATGCCAAGGCACCTGACGAAGGCAAGAAAGATAAAACCGGCGAAGGTAAAGATAAAGACACAAATGCCGACCAAAATGCTTCGGCAAAACCGGCAGCAGCAGCAGGGGCTGGCGGTCTCGGCTCGACAGGTGTCGAAAAAATGGAAGCTTCGGGAAAAGTTTACATCAAAACAGCCACACAGGTTGCAACCGGTGATGAAGGTGTTTTCGATGGTAAATCGAAGCTGATGGTTTTGACGGGCAAACGCGTCATTTTGGCAGATGGTGATAATGTGGCGACCGGTTGTAAATTGACCGCCCATATGGATACTGGAAAAGCTTTCCTTGAAAGCTGTAAATCGGCGGGACAGAATGGTCGTGTTTCGATCATTATGAATCGCAACGAACAAAACGGAAAATGA
- a CDS encoding RNA methyltransferase produces the protein MTTQRQNGQVKEITSLANPIIKDMKSLSLKKNRDREGVFMAEGLKLIIDALDLGWTIRTLLFSKSGLGNPLIEKTAARTKASGGLIIEANQKVMESVTRRDNPQMVVGVFEQRWHDMSSFNAKGENVYVALDRIRDPGNLGTIIRTADAVGAKGLILVGDTTDPYSLETVRATMGSIFALPLFKMSADEFLKWRTGFHGQIIGTHLKGSVDYRTIDYKKGPIILFMGNEQQGLPDNLADSCDQLARIPQAGRADSLNLAVATGVMLYEIRRHNLTLDPREARS, from the coding sequence ATGACAACACAAAGACAAAACGGTCAGGTTAAAGAAATTACCTCGCTTGCCAATCCGATTATCAAGGATATGAAATCCTTGTCACTTAAAAAAAACCGCGATCGTGAAGGCGTTTTCATGGCCGAAGGGTTGAAGCTTATTATTGACGCTCTCGATCTCGGATGGACAATACGCACACTTCTGTTTTCCAAATCGGGGCTAGGCAATCCGTTGATTGAAAAAACGGCAGCCCGCACGAAAGCTTCCGGTGGTCTCATCATCGAAGCAAACCAGAAGGTTATGGAATCTGTAACACGGCGCGACAATCCACAAATGGTGGTGGGTGTTTTCGAACAACGCTGGCATGACATGTCTAGCTTCAACGCCAAGGGAGAGAATGTCTATGTTGCACTTGACCGAATCCGTGACCCCGGCAATCTCGGAACCATTATTCGCACAGCCGATGCAGTCGGGGCAAAAGGACTTATCCTTGTTGGCGACACAACCGACCCCTATTCACTTGAAACGGTACGCGCAACCATGGGCTCGATTTTTGCCCTTCCGCTTTTTAAAATGAGTGCTGACGAGTTCTTAAAATGGCGCACCGGATTTCACGGCCAAATCATCGGTACACATTTAAAAGGGTCCGTCGATTACCGCACAATCGACTATAAAAAGGGACCTATCATTCTTTTTATGGGCAACGAGCAACAAGGCCTTCCGGATAATCTTGCCGATAGTTGCGACCAACTTGCCCGTATTCCGCAAGCGGGACGCGCCGATTCACTCAATCTTGCTGTGGCAACCGGTGTCATGCTCTATGAAATCCGCCGTCATAACCTGACACTTGACCCGCGCGAGGCCCGTTCATGA
- the lspA gene encoding signal peptidase II, translated as MKAKSLITLIVGLIITVGLDQLIKYWVVNTLEVGEEIDLLPFLSLYHARNPGIAFSMLSSVSDWGLIALTLCIICFVIWLWKNAGPEKSLSRFGFLLVIGGAIGNLIDRIRFHYVIDYISFHIDGVFSFAIFNLADSFITVGAVLIVLDELLHWKREKQKAN; from the coding sequence ATGAAGGCAAAATCCCTCATCACACTTATAGTGGGGCTTATTATCACTGTCGGTCTTGACCAATTGATCAAATATTGGGTGGTCAATACGCTGGAAGTCGGGGAAGAAATCGACCTTTTGCCGTTTCTTTCACTTTATCACGCCCGCAACCCCGGAATTGCGTTTTCCATGTTGTCATCAGTCTCCGATTGGGGGCTGATTGCATTGACGTTATGCATTATCTGTTTCGTCATCTGGCTATGGAAAAATGCAGGACCGGAAAAATCATTATCACGATTTGGCTTTCTGCTGGTGATCGGTGGAGCCATTGGCAATCTGATTGACCGCATACGTTTTCACTATGTCATTGATTACATTTCCTTCCATATCGACGGTGTTTTCTCGTTTGCTATTTTCAACCTTGCTGACAGTTTCATAACGGTCGGCGCTGTCCTGATCGTGCTCGATGAATTGCTGCACTGGAAACGGGAAAAGCAAAAAGCAAACTAG
- a CDS encoding integration host factor subunit beta codes for MIKSELVQIIANRNPHLFQRDIENIVSAVFDEISTALAEGNRVELRGFGAFSVKNRPARSGRNPRTGESVSVEEKWVPFFKTGKELRDRLNNE; via the coding sequence TTGATTAAGTCGGAACTTGTGCAGATTATCGCTAACCGCAATCCTCATCTTTTCCAACGGGATATTGAGAATATTGTCAGTGCTGTATTTGACGAAATATCCACGGCTCTGGCCGAAGGAAACAGGGTTGAACTACGTGGTTTTGGTGCGTTTTCTGTTAAAAACCGGCCGGCACGTTCCGGTCGCAATCCGCGCACGGGGGAATCTGTTTCGGTTGAAGAAAAATGGGTTCCGTTTTTCAAAACCGGCAAGGAATTAAGGGACCGCTTGAACAACGAGTGA
- a CDS encoding RsmD family RNA methyltransferase yields MPVILETAASENYALIDSGNGLKLERYGNLRIIRPEGQALWQPALSEKDWQDVDAIFTGNTDEEGMGRWNFPKQPLGETWPLSWDGMSFLGRFTSFRHVGVFPEQDAHWRFMEELIKKANRPVKVLNLFGYTGLASLIAARAGAEVTHVDASKKAILWAKENQEVAQLTDRPIRWICDDAMKFVEREGRRGKHYDIILLDPPAYGRGPHGEVWQLFDHLPEMVKGCRAILSDNPIAVILTAYSIRASFFAIHELMRDEFTGLGGRIESGELILREEKAKRALSTSLFSRWIF; encoded by the coding sequence TTGCCGGTCATTCTCGAGACGGCAGCAAGCGAAAATTACGCATTGATTGACAGCGGTAATGGCCTCAAACTCGAACGTTACGGAAATTTGCGCATTATTCGTCCTGAGGGACAAGCTTTATGGCAACCCGCATTAAGCGAAAAAGACTGGCAGGATGTCGATGCGATTTTTACCGGAAATACCGATGAAGAAGGCATGGGGCGCTGGAATTTTCCAAAACAGCCACTTGGCGAGACATGGCCGCTTTCATGGGATGGAATGTCATTTCTCGGCCGCTTTACGTCATTTCGCCATGTCGGGGTTTTTCCCGAACAGGATGCCCATTGGCGTTTTATGGAAGAGCTGATTAAAAAAGCAAACCGTCCGGTTAAGGTATTGAACCTTTTCGGCTATACCGGTCTTGCCTCGCTTATTGCGGCAAGAGCGGGCGCCGAGGTCACCCATGTCGACGCATCCAAAAAAGCTATTTTATGGGCCAAAGAAAATCAGGAAGTTGCGCAGTTAACAGATCGCCCCATTCGCTGGATTTGTGATGATGCGATGAAATTTGTCGAACGCGAAGGGCGTCGCGGCAAACATTACGACATTATTTTACTTGATCCGCCGGCTTATGGGCGCGGCCCCCATGGCGAGGTGTGGCAACTTTTCGATCATTTGCCCGAAATGGTCAAAGGATGTCGCGCTATTTTATCTGACAATCCGATTGCCGTGATATTAACTGCCTATTCTATACGTGCCTCATTTTTTGCAATCCACGAATTGATGCGTGATGAATTTACAGGCCTTGGCGGGCGCATCGAATCGGGTGAACTTATTTTGCGTGAAGAAAAGGCAAAAAGGGCGCTTTCAACTTCTCTTTTTAGCCGCTGGATTTTTTAA
- a CDS encoding transporter substrate-binding domain-containing protein produces MMKKTLMMLFWGCSFLTLTHADASKLNDVLDIKTLRVCTTGDYKPYSFLKTDGTYEGIDISMAHSLAKSLGAEVEFVQTSWKTLIADFLDDKCDIAMGGISISLARQQQVYMSEPLGVDGKIPFVRCEDAKKYNTLGALNHKNVRAIEPAGGTNEAFVRKYMPNAKLELFHDNTTIFKNLVDKKADVMITDASEALYQKRYYPTLCAVNPDKPLEFFEKGYMLPKGDISWKLYVDQWLHLMQKNGEYNAISAHWLKVDDVGHHDKKHATTKHSH; encoded by the coding sequence ATGATGAAGAAAACTCTTATGATGCTTTTTTGGGGGTGCTCTTTCTTAACACTGACACATGCCGATGCGTCGAAACTCAATGATGTTCTTGACATTAAAACATTACGCGTTTGCACCACCGGTGACTATAAACCTTATAGCTTTTTGAAAACGGATGGCACTTACGAAGGCATCGACATTTCCATGGCCCATTCTTTGGCCAAATCGCTTGGTGCCGAGGTAGAATTTGTGCAAACAAGCTGGAAAACGCTGATAGCGGATTTCCTTGATGATAAATGCGATATTGCAATGGGCGGGATTTCCATTTCGCTTGCCCGCCAACAACAGGTTTATATGTCGGAACCACTTGGAGTGGATGGCAAAATTCCGTTTGTACGCTGTGAAGACGCAAAAAAATATAATACGTTAGGTGCCCTCAACCACAAGAATGTTCGTGCGATCGAACCGGCAGGCGGAACCAATGAGGCATTTGTCAGAAAATATATGCCGAACGCCAAACTCGAACTTTTTCATGACAATACAACAATTTTTAAAAATCTTGTCGACAAAAAAGCCGATGTCATGATTACCGATGCATCCGAAGCACTTTATCAAAAACGGTATTATCCGACATTATGTGCCGTCAATCCGGATAAACCTTTAGAGTTTTTCGAGAAGGGCTACATGCTTCCGAAAGGCGATATCAGTTGGAAACTTTATGTCGACCAATGGCTGCATTTGATGCAGAAAAATGGCGAATATAATGCAATTTCTGCCCATTGGCTGAAGGTGGATGATGTTGGACATCATGATAAAAAACATGCCACAACCAAACATAGCCACTAA